The Halomonas denitrificans genomic interval GCCCGAGGCCGAGCCGGTCATGGCGGCGATCGCCGAAACCGCGATCGCCGCGCTGACCAGGCCGTTGCCGGGCAGGTGGGTCACCCAGTCGACCGCCGTCTCGAAGGCCGGCGCCGCCTTGGCCACCGTACCGAAGCCGACCACCGCGGCCGTGTTGCCGATGGCGATCAGCGCGCCGGTGCCGCCTTCGGCCAGCGCCTCGCCGGGCGCGTGCAGGTGACGCAGGTTGATCGCGGCAGCGGCCAGGCAGCCGGCCAGCAGCGCGACGATCAGGGCCGAGGTGCCGAGCGCGTCGTGGGTCGTGAAGGAAATCCCCAGGACGACCAGCAGCGGTACCGCGGCCAGCGCCGGGTGGGGCAGGTCGCCGCGGCCCGATGCGGGGTCGAAGTCACGCGCCTCGAACGACTCGCCGCGCGCGACCGCGCGATCGAGCATCCATTTCAGCCAGACGTAGCCGGTCGCGGCCATGAAGATCGCGACCACCAGGCTGGCTTGCCACGCCGCCAGCGGGCTGGTGCCGAGGAACTCGACCGGAATCCAGTTCTGGATTTCCGGTGACCCGGCCGAAGTCATCGTGAACGTGACCGAGCCGAAGGCCATGGTGGCGGGAATGAAGCGGCGGGGCAGGTCGGCATCGCGGAACAGCGCCAGCGCCATCGGGTAGACCGAGAACGCGACGACGAACAGGCTGACCCCGCCGTAGGTCAGCACCGCGCAGGCCAGCACCACGGCCAGTGCAGCGCGGGCGCTGCCCAGCCGGGCGACGATCCAGTGGGCCACGCTCTCCGCGCCTCCCGACGACTCCATCAGCTTGCCGAACAGCGAGCCGAGCAAGAAGATGAAGAACCAGGCCGCGATGAAGCCGGTGAAGCCGCTCATGTACTGGCCGACCAGGTTGACGCCGTCCTCGGCGGCCAGCGGCGGCAGCAGCGCGATGCCGCTGGTCAGCGCGACCAGCAACGCACACAGCGGGGTGGCCACGAACAGGCTCATCCCGCGCATGGTCAGCACGATCAGCAGGGCGAGGCCGCCAAGCAGCCCGATCAGACTCAGCATGAGGCGTGTCCGTTGCGATTGCGTTCTTGACAGGACCTCATGGTGCGGCGACGGCGCAACGGCGAACA includes:
- a CDS encoding GntP family permease codes for the protein MLSLIGLLGGLALLIVLTMRGMSLFVATPLCALLVALTSGIALLPPLAAEDGVNLVGQYMSGFTGFIAAWFFIFLLGSLFGKLMESSGGAESVAHWIVARLGSARAALAVVLACAVLTYGGVSLFVVAFSVYPMALALFRDADLPRRFIPATMAFGSVTFTMTSAGSPEIQNWIPVEFLGTSPLAAWQASLVVAIFMAATGYVWLKWMLDRAVARGESFEARDFDPASGRGDLPHPALAAVPLLVVLGISFTTHDALGTSALIVALLAGCLAAAAINLRHLHAPGEALAEGGTGALIAIGNTAAVVGFGTVAKAAPAFETAVDWVTHLPGNGLVSAAIAVSAIAAMTGSASGGQAIALPILGPHYIDQGVDPDQLHRVVAISSGALDSLPHNGYVVTTIRAICGETHAAAYPAMGALTVVVPLAGLVLCLGLFAIGL